Genomic window (Vibrio pomeroyi):
TATAGTCGACGATACCCGCTTCAGATGCTTCAAATTCGTTGTAGAAGATCTTACCGCCTAAACTCACACCATCAAGGTTCCAGTATGGGTCGCGGTAGTCTAAGCTCACGTTCTTTTGGTAATCGTTCATCATGGCACTTACACCAACACGGTTACCAGAACCCGCAAAGTTGTCTTGTTGAAGACCAACCTGGAAGCTCACACCCGATTCAGTACCATAGCCGACACCAAAGTTAATGCTTCCCGAGTTTGCTTCTTTAACGTTGTAAACTAGATCCACTTGGTCTTCACTGCCAGGAACACGTACTGTTTGTACGTCCACAGTCTCGAAGAAACCTAAACGGTTAAGACGGCTCTTACCCGTATCAATCGATTTAGAGTTAAGCCAGCTGCCTTCCATTTGACGCATTTCACGACGTAACACTTCATCTTTTGTCGAGTTGTTACCTGTGAAACGAATATCACGAACGTAGATACGGCTGCCCGCTTCTACATTGATCACAAGCGAAACTTCTTTCGTCTCGTCATTGAATTCAGGAATAGTACGAACTTGTGGGTAAGCATAACCAGACTCACCAAGAATACGTTTTACACCTTCTTCTAGTGAAGTCACAGAAGAGCCGTTGTACGTATCACCATCTTCAAATGGTACTAGAGCATCAAAATCAGCCTCACGGCCAATCAGCTCACCACGGAACGACACATCTTTAACGGTGTAAGCTTCGCCTTCATCTAGGCCAAGCGTAATATAAACACCTTTCTTGTCTGGAGAGATCGCAACCTGAGTTGAGTCTACCTTAAACTTAAGGTAACCACGGTCAAGGTAGTACGATTTCAGCGCTTCAATATCACCCGCTAAAACTTGCTTCTGGTATTTTTCATCCGCCAGGAAGTTCCACCACGCAACGTCTACGTTGAGGTTAAAACGGCTAAGCAGGTCAGCGTCAGAGAAGACTTCGTTACCGATAAAGTTGATTTGCTGAATCTTAGCGGATACGCCTTCAGTAAACACAAACTTAAGGTCAGAACGGTTACGCGGCAAAGGCGTCACAACCGCTTTTACTGTCGCGTTGTATTTACCAACACTGTAGTAAAAGTCTTCAAGGCCTTTCTCAATGTTACTCAGGGTTGTGCGGTCAAGAGCTTCACCTTCACGAACACCTGACGCATCTAAGTTTTGCTGAAGCTGTTCTTCTTTAATCGCTTTGTTACCAGAGAATGAGATGCTTGCAATGGTCGGTCGTTCTTGAACTTGAACAATCAATACACCTTCATCACGAAGTACTTTAACGTCCTCAAAGTTGCCCGAAGCATACAATGCACGAATGATCTCAGACACATCGCTTTCATCCACTTCATCGCCAATACGTACTGGCATTTTCAGTAGAGCTGCACCAAGTGCAACACGCTGCAAACCTTCGATCTTGATATCTTGAACTACAAAGTTTTGTGCTCCGTTCGCAGCCACACTAGTGGCCAATAGACTTGCGAACAGAATTTGCTTAATCGCCATACTTATTCTAATTATTCCTTGCTACTACCAATGCCTGTGAGAAACCATTCACAGACGAGTAAAATCGTTAAATATTGCCAGAGCCATCAATGAGAAGAGGATTGCCCCTCCCACTCGGTATCCCATTTCCTGAACTTTCTCAGGTACCGGTTTACGAGTAACGGCCTCAATAGCGAAAAACAGCAAATGTCCGCCATCAAGCATAGGCAGCGGAACCAAATTAATAATCCCTAAGTTAACACTAATCAGAGCCAAAAAGCCCAAGAAGTAAACCAGACCATAATCGGCGGTTGTACCTGCACCTTTAGCGATTGAAATAGGGCCACTCAAGTTGTTTAAGCCAACATCACCAACGATGAGCTTCTTAAGCATTGTCAGTGTCAAACCAATGATTTGACCTGTTTTATCAAATGCTTTTCCTACAGACTCAATTACACCAAATTGTAACTCAAAGCGATAATCTTCTGGCCATTCTGCGACTTCCGGAGCAATACCTGCATAGCCGATTGTCGAACCATCAGAAAGCTCTCGACTTTTCGGTGTCATAACCAATGACTGCTCAGCGCCATTTCGCAATACCACCAAGTCCAATGATGTCATTGGGTTTGCACGAATTAACTCAACAACCGACTGCCACTGTTCAATAGGTTGCCCGTTAATCTCGACAATTTTATCGCCAGCTTCAAGACCTGCGTCGTATGCAGCGCCATCATCAATGATTTGAGCGAGCACCGTCGATATCTCTGGAGAATACGGTCTAAAGCCCAGCGTTGTCATCGCAGATTCAGTTTCTGGGTTGAACGACCAGTCTGAAATATCCAATGTCATTTGTTGCTCAAAGCCGATGTCGTCTTGAGAAGCAACCGTCACTGTCATCGATTGATCACCAATGTGTGATATCAAACCCATATTGACTGATTCCCAATCTGCGGTTTTGATTCCTGAAATAGATTTAAGTTCCATTCCAGTTTCAATTCCGGCTTGTGCAGCAATAGATTGCGGAGTGACTTCACCAATCACGGGCTTAACCGCGGGTACGCCAATCAAAAATACTAACCAATACGCGAACACTGCAAAGATAAAGTTGAATGCCGGGCCTGCACCCACAATTGCCGTTCGTTTCCAAAGCGGCTTCTTGTCGAAAGCGTATTGCTGTTCATCTTCAGAAAGGTCATCAACACGACCATCGAGCATCTTAACGTAGCCGCCCAGTGGAATCACTGACAAGCTGTATTCAGTGCCATCACGGCCCACTTTACTCCAGATTGATTTACCAAAACCAATCGAGAATTTTTCAACTTTCACACCACAACGACGAGCAACCCAGAAGTGTCCAAACTCATGAACAGCGACCAAAATGCCAAGCGCTACGATAAAAGATGCGAAGTTCCACAGAATTCCACTCATGCTAGCTGCTCTTTAATAAATTGAATGGCTATTTGACGAGACATATTATCGAGCTCGAGAAGGCTTTCCAAGCTATCTAAGCCCTCAGAGTTATGTTGTTCACATACTTTGCTCATAACGTGTTCGTTAATGACAGCAATATCGGTAAACTTCACTTGATTGTTCAAGAAAGCATCGACCGCAATCTCGTTTGCCGCATTAATAGCTGTTGTTGCATGCTGACCTAAGTAGCACGCTTCAATCGCTAATCTCAAACACGGGTAACGACTAAAATCTGGTTCTAAGAAGGTAAGCTCGCCCACTTTAGTAAAGTCTAAAGGCTTAACACCCGCCTCGGTACGATTAGGGTAAGACATCGTCAAAGCGATTGGCGTTGCCATATCTGGTTCGCCCATTTGAGCAAGCACAGAGCCATCCTTGTACTGGACCATAGAGTGAATCACGGATTGCGGGTGAATGATGACCTTTAACTGCTCCTGAGAAGCATTAAATAGCCATTTCGCTTCAATGTACTCTAGCCCTTTATTCATCATAGTCGCAGAATCGACAGAGATCTTAGGACCCATAGACCAGTTAGGGTGTGCAATTGCACGTTCAGGAGTCACTGATTCGAGTTCAGCCACGTCGGTATAACGGAAAGGACCACCAGAACCAGTCAGAAGGATATGGTTAATGCCATTTTCTTCAAGGTCACAGCGACCTAGGTTGGTTTGTACATTCTGCGGAAGACATTGGAAAATAGCATTATGCTCACTGTCGACCGGAAGTAGTTCTGCACCGTATTTTTCCACGGCGTCGATAAACAGCTGCCCAGACATCACCAAAGCTTCTTTATTAGCAAGCAAGATACGCTTACCCGCTTTAACCGCAGACATCGTAGGAAGTAGACCTGCTGCACCAACAATCGCAGCCATTACTGTATCCACGTCTTCTAAAGAAGCAATCTGACACATGCCTTCAGAGCCTGAAAGGACTTTAACGCTTGGGTAATCTGCAGACAAGATTTCAGTCAACTGAGATGCAGCATCAGGGCAAGCCATAGCAACATAGCTCGGTTGCCACTTTTCAACTAACGCCAGCATCTTTTCAACATTCGAGCCGGCAGCCAGTGCAACAACCGAATAGAGATCTGGGTTTTGCTCAACGACTTTTAGGGTACTTGCACCAATTGAGCCGGTAGCGCCAAGGATAGTTAGATTTCGCATCACATATGACCGTAGAAATGTAATAAAGGGCAGAATCACTGCCCTTTTAATTAGAATGCTAAATAAAGCAGAGCAAAGACAGGGAATGCAGCCGTTAAGCTATCTATTCTATCAAGTATACCACCATGACCAGGAATCAGATTACTACTGTCTTTCACCCCAGAAACACGCTTAAACATGCTTTCAACAAGGTCGCCAAGAACAGAGATAACGACGGTCACAAGGGTAATAACAATCATGTGAAGCGGGCTGGTGAATTGGATATCAAATAAATCAGCGAAGATCCAAGCCACGATCACCGCAGTAATAATGCCACCAATCAGACCTTCAATGGTCTTGTTAGGGCTTACTGCTGGCGCCATTTTACGTTTACCAAAACTCTTTCCTGCAAAATAAGCACCGCTGTCTGCAGCCCAAACGAGCAAGCAAACAAACATCACCAATTTCGCACCGTGGTAAGGGTCTACATCAATACCATTAGCACGCAGGATAACCACACTCCAGAAGAATGGCAGCAGGGTCAGTACACCAAAGGCGTGACGAAGAAGAGAGGAATCTTTCCATGCCGGCATAGACTTAGGATAAGTCACAGCCATGCCACTTGCGATTACCCACCAAATCGAACCAATCGTTAGAATGGCGTAGTGAGCGCTCGATAAATTATTGAGACTAAATGCATCAAAAGGGATAAAAGCAAAACTTGCAGCACTTACCACAACCGTAGGAATCAACGCTAGATAACGCGATTTGCTTTCAACAAATTGAGTCCACTCCCAGTATCCCAATAGCGAAATAACTACTAATGAAAGAATAAACGTGGGAAGTGATAACTCGAAAATTCCTAGAATAACTAGGGGAGCCAAAATCAACGCCGTAATAATTCGTTGTTTCAAACCAAAAAATCCTTATTAACTGTCCATCAGAGCTTTAATTTGCTCACCGGTGCATCCAAAACGACGCTCACGGTTAACAAACCAAGTCACAGCTTCTACTAAGCTGTCTTCATTAAAGTCTGGCCAGAATTGTTCAGTGAAATACATTTCGGCGTAAGCCAACTGCCAAAGCATAAAATTACTAATGCGGCATTCGCCACTGGTACGGATAAGTAGATCAACCTCAGGAATATCTGCCATCGTCAGGTGTTGTGTAATCATAGCTTCATCAATGTCATCTACATTAATATCGCCAGACTTTACCTGTTGAGCAATAGAGGTCATTGCTTGCTGGATATCCCACTTACCGCCGTAGTTAGCTGCAATATTAATAACCATACCTGTATTGGTGCTAGTCAAAGCTTCCGCTTCTTCTATCTTCTTTTGTAGTCGATCATTGAAACGACTTTTATCACCAATAACACGAAGTTGTAGATTATTTTTATGAAGCTTTTTTACTTCACTCGATAGCACTGAAATAAACAGTTCCATCAAGATACCGACTTCTTCTTCAGGACGACGCCAGTTTTCGCTACTAAATGCAAAAAGAGTTACTGCTTTGATGCCAAGTCTGGCTGCAGAAGAGATGGTTTTACGAACGGCTTGAACACCGTTTTTATGACCAAAGACGCGAGGCTTGCCCTGAGCTTTTGCCCAGCGACCATTACCATCCATAATGATAGCAATGTGTTTAGGAAGAGAGTCTGTGAACGCTTGAGAATTATGCATAAAAGAGTGAATCAAATTCTAATAGTCGAACAGAGTAGCATAAAAAAACGCTGCACCGTGAGTACAGCGTTTTTCCGGAAAGAAAAGAATAGGGAAAATTAAACTTCCATCAACTCTTTTTCTTTAGTTGCTAGAACTTCGTCTACGTTCTTAACCGCAGCATCAGTTAGCTTTTGAATTTCGTCTTGTGCTTTACGATCTTCGTCTTCAGAGATTTCTTTATCTTTAAGAAGCGCTTTTAGATCGCCATTTGCGTCACGACGGATGTTACGGATAGCAACACGGCCACCTTCAGCTTCGCCACGAACAATTTTAACTAGGTCTTTACGACGCTCTTCCGTTAGCGGTGGAAGTGGAACACGGATAACCGTACCAGCAGACATAGGGTTTAGGCCTAGGTCAGATGTTAGGATTGCTTTTTCTACTAGAGGAGTCAGTGTTTTATCAAACACTGTGATAGCTAGTGTACGTGCATCTTCAGCGATAACGTTAGCTACTTGAGTCAAAGGAGTTGGAGCACCGTAGTACTCAACAGTAAGACCAGAAAGTAGGCTTGGGTGTGCACGACCTGTACGAATCTTTTGCAGGCTGTTTTTTAGTGCATCAACACTTTTTACCATGCGCTCTTGAGCGTCTTTTTTGATTTCGTTAATCACAATTTCACCTTGATTATGTTCTTTCTTCAAGAAAGCTTTTTATTTGGAGTGATAAGGATAAGCTTACCGAAGTATAACCTTCAGTAAGCCCGAAAAATTAGTCAGCGTCGCTGATTAATGTACCTTCAGTTTCACCCATAACCACGCGACGTAGTGCGCCTGGCTTATTCATGTTAAATACGCGGATTGGCATTTTGTGATCACGTGCTAGCGTAAATGCAGCCAAGTCCATTACTTTAAGTTCTTTATCAAGAACCGTGTTGTAAGACAACGTATCATACAGCTCTGCGTCTGGGTTTGCTACAGGGTCAGAAGTAAATACACCATCTACCTTTGTCGCTTTTAGAACTACGTCAGCTTCGATTTCGATACCACGTAGACATGCAGCTGAATCTGTAGTGAAGAATGGGTTACCAGTACCAGCAGAGAAGATCACAACGCGACCTTGACGTAGTTGGCTGATTGCATCTGCCCAGTTGTAGTCGTCACACACACCTTTAAGAGGGATTGCTGACATTACACGTGCGTTTACGTAAGCACGGTGTAGAGCGTCACGCATTGCAAGGCCGTTCATTACCGTTGCAAGCATACCCATGTGGTCACCAACAACGCGGTTCATGCCAGCTTCTGCAAGACCTGCACCACGGAAAAGGTTACCGCCACCGATAACAACACCTACTTGAACACCTAGTTCAACCAATTCTTTTACTTCTTGAGCCATACGATCAAGGATCGTCGGGTCAATACCAAAACCTTCTTCGCCTTGTAGTGCTTCACCGCTAAGTTTTAACAGAATACGTTGATACGCTGGTTTAGGGTTCGTAGTCATGGAGTTTACCTTCCAAAGAGTTGATGATTAACAGTCATGGATAAAAACTGAACATGTCAGTTCGCATTCATAACAGCTAACGTTGCGAGCAAAAAATAATTCACTATTCATAAAAAGACCGCAGCAATGGCCACGGTCTTTTTTCAAACAATACGCTAAGGATTAACCTTTTTGTACCGCTGCAACTTCGTCAGCGAAGCTCATTTCAGCAGCTTTCTCGATGCCTTCACCAACTTCTAGACGTACGAAGTTAGATACTGAAGCGCCTTTCTCTTTAAGGATAGCGCCAACAGTTTGCTTAGGCTCCATGATGAAAGCTTGACCAGTTAGAGAGATTTCGCCCGTGAATTTCTTCATACGGCCAACAACCATTTTCTCTGCGATTTCAGCTGGTTTGCCTTCGTTCATAGCGATTTCAACTTGAACTGCTTTCTCTTTAGCAACTACGTCTGCAGGTACGTCTTCTGGGTTTAGGAACTCAGGACGTGATGCAGCAACGTGCATTGCAACGTGCTTAAGAGTTTCAGCTTCGCCTTCACCAGCAACAACAACACCGATTTTCTCGCCGTGACGGTAAGAAGCTAGTGCAACACCTGAAACGTATTGTACGCGACGGATGTTGATGTTTTCGCCGATTTTTGCAACTAGAGCAACGCGAGTTTCTTCGAACTGTGCTTGTAGCTCTTCAACAGTTGCTTGAGAAGCTACTGCTGCAGCTGCAACTTCTTCTGCGAATGCAGTGAAGTTAGCATCTTTTGCTACGAAGTCAGTTTGACAGTTAACTTCAAGAAGAGCAGCTACGCCGTTCTCTTCTTTGATGATGATTGCGCCTTCAGCAGCAACGTTA
Coding sequences:
- the bamA gene encoding outer membrane protein assembly factor BamA, whose product is MAIKQILFASLLATSVAANGAQNFVVQDIKIEGLQRVALGAALLKMPVRIGDEVDESDVSEIIRALYASGNFEDVKVLRDEGVLIVQVQERPTIASISFSGNKAIKEEQLQQNLDASGVREGEALDRTTLSNIEKGLEDFYYSVGKYNATVKAVVTPLPRNRSDLKFVFTEGVSAKIQQINFIGNEVFSDADLLSRFNLNVDVAWWNFLADEKYQKQVLAGDIEALKSYYLDRGYLKFKVDSTQVAISPDKKGVYITLGLDEGEAYTVKDVSFRGELIGREADFDALVPFEDGDTYNGSSVTSLEEGVKRILGESGYAYPQVRTIPEFNDETKEVSLVINVEAGSRIYVRDIRFTGNNSTKDEVLRREMRQMEGSWLNSKSIDTGKSRLNRLGFFETVDVQTVRVPGSEDQVDLVYNVKEANSGSINFGVGYGTESGVSFQVGLQQDNFAGSGNRVGVSAMMNDYQKNVSLDYRDPYWNLDGVSLGGKIFYNEFEASEAGIVDYTNQSYGTSLTWGFPMDELNRIEFGVGYTHNKIGNVPTYIQVEQFARSIDQYGDEHILTDDFDINISWTRNNLNRGFFPTEGNHQRAFAKMTVPGSDAQYFKMQYDVKHYIPLTKKHEFTLLMRGRLGYGNGYGQTDGNDNLFPFYENYYAGGFTTLRGFGSNSAGPKAVYGSSTGNNPTYDTATDDSVGGNAVALASLELIVPTPFASDEARSQIRTSVFFDMASVWDTEFVDRGAPNSGSQYYYDYSDPTNYRSSYGAALQWMSPMGPLVFSLAKPIKIYEGDDEEFFTFTIGRTF
- the rseP gene encoding sigma E protease regulator RseP; this translates as MSGILWNFASFIVALGILVAVHEFGHFWVARRCGVKVEKFSIGFGKSIWSKVGRDGTEYSLSVIPLGGYVKMLDGRVDDLSEDEQQYAFDKKPLWKRTAIVGAGPAFNFIFAVFAYWLVFLIGVPAVKPVIGEVTPQSIAAQAGIETGMELKSISGIKTADWESVNMGLISHIGDQSMTVTVASQDDIGFEQQMTLDISDWSFNPETESAMTTLGFRPYSPEISTVLAQIIDDGAAYDAGLEAGDKIVEINGQPIEQWQSVVELIRANPMTSLDLVVLRNGAEQSLVMTPKSRELSDGSTIGYAGIAPEVAEWPEDYRFELQFGVIESVGKAFDKTGQIIGLTLTMLKKLIVGDVGLNNLSGPISIAKGAGTTADYGLVYFLGFLALISVNLGIINLVPLPMLDGGHLLFFAIEAVTRKPVPEKVQEMGYRVGGAILFSLMALAIFNDFTRL
- the ispC gene encoding 1-deoxy-D-xylulose-5-phosphate reductoisomerase, whose product is MRNLTILGATGSIGASTLKVVEQNPDLYSVVALAAGSNVEKMLALVEKWQPSYVAMACPDAASQLTEILSADYPSVKVLSGSEGMCQIASLEDVDTVMAAIVGAAGLLPTMSAVKAGKRILLANKEALVMSGQLFIDAVEKYGAELLPVDSEHNAIFQCLPQNVQTNLGRCDLEENGINHILLTGSGGPFRYTDVAELESVTPERAIAHPNWSMGPKISVDSATMMNKGLEYIEAKWLFNASQEQLKVIIHPQSVIHSMVQYKDGSVLAQMGEPDMATPIALTMSYPNRTEAGVKPLDFTKVGELTFLEPDFSRYPCLRLAIEACYLGQHATTAINAANEIAVDAFLNNQVKFTDIAVINEHVMSKVCEQHNSEGLDSLESLLELDNMSRQIAIQFIKEQLA
- a CDS encoding phosphatidate cytidylyltransferase is translated as MKQRIITALILAPLVILGIFELSLPTFILSLVVISLLGYWEWTQFVESKSRYLALIPTVVVSAASFAFIPFDAFSLNNLSSAHYAILTIGSIWWVIASGMAVTYPKSMPAWKDSSLLRHAFGVLTLLPFFWSVVILRANGIDVDPYHGAKLVMFVCLLVWAADSGAYFAGKSFGKRKMAPAVSPNKTIEGLIGGIITAVIVAWIFADLFDIQFTSPLHMIVITLVTVVISVLGDLVESMFKRVSGVKDSSNLIPGHGGILDRIDSLTAAFPVFALLYLAF
- a CDS encoding isoprenyl transferase: MHNSQAFTDSLPKHIAIIMDGNGRWAKAQGKPRVFGHKNGVQAVRKTISSAARLGIKAVTLFAFSSENWRRPEEEVGILMELFISVLSSEVKKLHKNNLQLRVIGDKSRFNDRLQKKIEEAEALTSTNTGMVINIAANYGGKWDIQQAMTSIAQQVKSGDINVDDIDEAMITQHLTMADIPEVDLLIRTSGECRISNFMLWQLAYAEMYFTEQFWPDFNEDSLVEAVTWFVNRERRFGCTGEQIKALMDS
- the frr gene encoding ribosome recycling factor — its product is MINEIKKDAQERMVKSVDALKNSLQKIRTGRAHPSLLSGLTVEYYGAPTPLTQVANVIAEDARTLAITVFDKTLTPLVEKAILTSDLGLNPMSAGTVIRVPLPPLTEERRKDLVKIVRGEAEGGRVAIRNIRRDANGDLKALLKDKEISEDEDRKAQDEIQKLTDAAVKNVDEVLATKEKELMEV
- the pyrH gene encoding UMP kinase, which codes for MTTNPKPAYQRILLKLSGEALQGEEGFGIDPTILDRMAQEVKELVELGVQVGVVIGGGNLFRGAGLAEAGMNRVVGDHMGMLATVMNGLAMRDALHRAYVNARVMSAIPLKGVCDDYNWADAISQLRQGRVVIFSAGTGNPFFTTDSAACLRGIEIEADVVLKATKVDGVFTSDPVANPDAELYDTLSYNTVLDKELKVMDLAAFTLARDHKMPIRVFNMNKPGALRRVVMGETEGTLISDAD
- the tsf gene encoding translation elongation factor Ts; amino-acid sequence: MATVTAALVKELRERTGAGMMECKKALVEANADIELAIENMRKSGAAKAAKKAGNVAAEGAIIIKEENGVAALLEVNCQTDFVAKDANFTAFAEEVAAAAVASQATVEELQAQFEETRVALVAKIGENINIRRVQYVSGVALASYRHGEKIGVVVAGEGEAETLKHVAMHVAASRPEFLNPEDVPADVVAKEKAVQVEIAMNEGKPAEIAEKMVVGRMKKFTGEISLTGQAFIMEPKQTVGAILKEKGASVSNFVRLEVGEGIEKAAEMSFADEVAAVQKG